A window from Haloarchaeobius amylolyticus encodes these proteins:
- the hutH gene encoding histidine ammonia-lyase — translation MTVELDGQSLTPEDVAAVAREDEPVAVPEPARERVRDARERVEHVVDAGEAVYGLNTGFGELVNERIPREKIETLQTNLIRSHSAGSGRECTREEVRAMLVTRVNALVKGYSGIREHVVDHLVTFLNEGVHPVVRSRGSLGASGDLAPLAHLALVLLGEGEADHDGERVSGAEALDAVGLDPVTLAPKEGLALINGTQLTVGKAALAVVDAERIAQAADAAGALTTEVTMGTTASCDPVIHDVRPHDGQQASADNVRRLCADSGIVESHRNCDRVQDAYAIRCMPQVHGAVRDAIEHTRDAVETELNSATDNPLVFDASDVDARASGTEKGAIISGGNFHGAPLAHRLDYLTAAMTDLAAICERRVDRMVNPNLQEPHLPPFLTAESGLRSGYMIAQYTAAALVNECRSLGRAATDNTPVSGGQEDHVSMSAQAAHHTATAVEHAATVVGVELLCAAQSLEFVDDDLEPAAGTQAVADAVREVVPPLDEDRVLAPELDRAATLVRSGVLVEAVDEGLDEPLR, via the coding sequence ATGACCGTCGAACTCGACGGGCAATCACTGACCCCCGAGGACGTGGCCGCGGTCGCCCGCGAGGACGAACCGGTCGCGGTCCCGGAGCCAGCCCGCGAACGCGTCCGTGACGCCCGCGAGCGCGTCGAACACGTCGTCGACGCGGGCGAGGCGGTCTACGGCCTCAACACCGGCTTCGGCGAACTCGTCAACGAGCGCATCCCGCGCGAGAAGATCGAGACGCTCCAGACCAACCTCATCCGGAGCCACTCGGCCGGGTCGGGGCGCGAGTGCACCCGCGAGGAGGTCCGCGCGATGCTCGTCACCCGGGTCAACGCCCTCGTGAAGGGCTACTCGGGCATCCGCGAGCACGTCGTCGACCACCTCGTGACGTTCCTGAACGAGGGCGTCCACCCGGTCGTGCGCTCCCGCGGGAGCCTCGGCGCGAGTGGCGACCTCGCCCCACTCGCCCACCTCGCGCTGGTCCTGCTCGGCGAGGGCGAGGCCGACCACGACGGCGAGCGCGTCTCCGGAGCCGAGGCCCTCGACGCGGTCGGGCTGGACCCGGTGACGCTGGCGCCGAAGGAAGGTCTCGCGCTCATCAACGGGACCCAGCTCACTGTCGGGAAGGCCGCACTCGCCGTCGTCGACGCCGAGCGCATCGCCCAGGCCGCCGACGCAGCCGGCGCGCTCACCACCGAGGTCACCATGGGCACGACCGCGAGTTGCGACCCGGTCATCCACGACGTGCGCCCCCACGACGGCCAGCAGGCCAGCGCCGACAACGTCCGGCGCCTCTGTGCCGACTCCGGCATCGTCGAGTCACACCGCAACTGCGACCGGGTGCAGGACGCCTACGCCATCCGGTGCATGCCGCAGGTCCACGGCGCGGTTCGGGACGCCATCGAGCACACCAGAGACGCGGTCGAGACCGAACTCAACAGCGCCACCGACAACCCGCTCGTCTTCGACGCCAGCGACGTGGACGCCCGCGCCTCCGGGACCGAGAAGGGCGCCATCATCTCCGGCGGGAACTTCCACGGCGCGCCCCTCGCCCACCGGCTGGACTACCTGACGGCGGCGATGACCGACCTCGCGGCCATCTGTGAGCGCCGGGTGGACCGGATGGTCAACCCGAACCTGCAGGAGCCACACCTCCCACCGTTCCTCACCGCCGAGAGCGGCCTGCGCTCTGGCTACATGATCGCCCAGTACACCGCCGCCGCGCTGGTCAACGAGTGCCGGTCGCTCGGCCGCGCCGCGACCGACAACACGCCCGTCTCCGGCGGGCAGGAGGACCACGTCAGCATGTCGGCGCAGGCGGCCCATCACACCGCGACGGCTGTCGAGCACGCGGCCACGGTGGTCGGCGTCGAACTGCTCTGTGCGGCCCAGTCGCTGGAGTTCGTCGACGACGACCTCGAACCCGCCGCCGGGACCCAGGCGGTCGCCGACGCTGTCCGCGAGGTCGTGCCACCACTGGACGAGGACCGCGTCCTGGCGCCCGAACTGGACCGGGCCGCGACGCTGGTCAGGAGCGGCGTCCTCGTCGAAGCGGTGGACGAGGGACTGGACGAACCGTTGCGATGA
- a CDS encoding alpha/beta hydrolase — translation MTSTTTTLDWRPYEGDDDATVVGDLRVSSPVSDPRLAADRELLVHLPPGYEDSEKHYPVVYMHDGQNLFDEVASYSGEWEVDETMHALADEGIEAIVVGIPNADDDRGQEYTPYAHEEYGGGDADDYLAVLVDRIKPAIDERFRTESDPEATGIAGSSLGGLVSLYGFFEYPETFGFAGVFSPAFWWTHGRIFDYMTDQTRDTGRIYMDVGTDESDDEELRESYVNDATRMRDVLREQGYDDSQLEFVLDEGAIHRESAWARRFPDAMRFLLG, via the coding sequence ATGACGAGCACGACCACGACACTCGACTGGCGGCCCTACGAGGGCGACGACGACGCGACCGTCGTCGGGGACCTGCGCGTCTCCTCGCCGGTCTCGGACCCGCGCCTCGCCGCCGACCGGGAGCTACTGGTCCACCTCCCGCCCGGATACGAAGATTCCGAGAAGCACTACCCCGTCGTCTACATGCACGACGGGCAGAACCTCTTCGACGAGGTGGCGAGCTACTCCGGCGAGTGGGAGGTCGACGAGACGATGCACGCCCTGGCCGACGAGGGCATCGAGGCCATCGTCGTCGGCATCCCGAACGCCGACGACGACCGGGGGCAGGAGTACACGCCCTACGCCCACGAGGAGTACGGCGGCGGGGATGCCGACGACTACCTCGCGGTGCTGGTCGATCGCATCAAACCGGCCATCGACGAGCGCTTTCGCACCGAGAGCGACCCCGAGGCGACCGGCATCGCGGGCTCCTCGCTCGGTGGACTGGTGAGCCTCTACGGCTTCTTCGAGTACCCCGAGACGTTCGGGTTCGCGGGGGTCTTCAGCCCGGCGTTCTGGTGGACCCACGGGCGGATATTCGACTACATGACGGACCAGACCCGGGACACCGGTCGCATCTACATGGACGTGGGCACGGACGAGAGCGACGACGAGGAACTGCGGGAGTCGTACGTGAACGACGCGACGCGGATGCGCGACGTGCTTCGCGAGCAAGGCTACGACGACTCCCAGCTCGAGTTCGTCCTCGACGAGGGCGCCATCCACCGCGAGTCCGCGTGGGCGAGGCGATTCCCGGACGCCATGCGGTTCCTGCTCGGATGA
- a CDS encoding alpha/beta hydrolase: MNRTDATLAVDGTTYQGRLNEPEGPVKGGVLVVPGAGHGPYGDVFDRFAEAAAERGYVVARFVTWEDRSDIGEKTHADFRAEMHAGVEFLRGRDCEAVTVVAKSFGGRLALRHAPAVADRLVLWAPAIKFGAHDEFPSIDADELANVAVPTRILQGDEDEVVSLDNAADLAEHLPSGDLVELTGEDHSFRTDQRRIVRETADFLAD, encoded by the coding sequence ATGAACCGGACCGACGCGACGCTCGCGGTCGACGGGACGACCTACCAGGGACGACTGAACGAACCCGAGGGCCCGGTCAAGGGCGGCGTCCTCGTCGTTCCGGGCGCGGGCCACGGTCCCTACGGCGACGTGTTCGACCGCTTCGCCGAGGCCGCCGCCGAGCGCGGCTACGTGGTCGCGCGCTTCGTGACGTGGGAGGACCGGAGCGACATAGGGGAGAAGACCCACGCCGACTTCCGGGCCGAGATGCACGCCGGCGTCGAGTTCCTGCGCGGCCGCGACTGCGAGGCCGTGACGGTCGTCGCCAAGAGCTTCGGCGGCCGCCTCGCGCTCCGGCACGCGCCCGCGGTCGCCGACCGACTCGTGCTCTGGGCACCCGCAATCAAGTTCGGCGCCCACGACGAGTTCCCGTCTATCGACGCGGACGAACTCGCCAACGTCGCGGTCCCGACGCGCATCCTGCAGGGCGACGAGGACGAGGTCGTCTCCCTCGACAACGCGGCGGACCTCGCCGAGCACCTCCCGAGCGGGGACCTGGTCGAACTCACCGGCGAGGACCACTCCTTCCGGACCGACCAGCGCCGGATCGTCCGCGAGACCGCCGACTTCCTCGCGGACTGA
- a CDS encoding 5-formyltetrahydrofolate cyclo-ligase translates to MTVDKQALRERVWDALEEQNQARFPFPPHGRIPNFKGCEAAAERVVETAVWQAAESIKANPDSPQKPLRRAALEAGKTVYMAVPRLRDEKPFLELDPARIDDIDRAVTIAGSSELGVQVAPEDVPEIDCIVSGSVAVTPDGDRVGKGEGYSDLEFAVLREFGLVDDDTPVVTTVHDLQVVDEDVPVGPHDVSLDLVATPSTTYRPEPRPKPTGLDWDLLDEERLSEIPVLARLAENCDWE, encoded by the coding sequence ATGACGGTGGACAAGCAGGCGCTCCGCGAGCGGGTGTGGGACGCGCTGGAGGAGCAGAACCAGGCGCGGTTCCCGTTCCCACCTCACGGGCGCATCCCGAACTTCAAGGGGTGCGAAGCGGCCGCAGAGCGCGTCGTAGAGACGGCGGTGTGGCAGGCCGCGGAGAGCATCAAGGCGAACCCGGACTCGCCGCAGAAACCGCTCCGACGCGCCGCGCTCGAAGCCGGGAAGACGGTCTACATGGCGGTCCCGCGACTGCGCGACGAGAAGCCGTTCCTCGAACTCGACCCCGCCCGCATCGACGACATCGACCGGGCGGTCACCATCGCGGGCTCGTCCGAACTCGGGGTGCAGGTCGCGCCGGAGGACGTCCCGGAGATCGACTGCATCGTCTCCGGGAGCGTCGCGGTCACCCCCGACGGCGACCGCGTCGGCAAGGGCGAGGGCTACTCCGACCTGGAGTTCGCGGTCCTGCGCGAGTTCGGGCTGGTGGACGACGACACGCCGGTCGTGACGACGGTCCACGACCTCCAGGTCGTCGACGAGGACGTTCCGGTGGGCCCACACGACGTGTCGCTCGACCTCGTCGCCACGCCGTCGACGACCTATCGCCCGGAACCGCGGCCAAAACCGACCGGGCTCGACTGGGACCTGCTCGACGAGGAGCGACTCTCCGAGATCCCCGTACTCGCCCGGCTCGCGGAAAATTGCGATTGGGAATGA
- a CDS encoding fumarylacetoacetate hydrolase family protein, which yields MRLARIATPEGPVGGPYEDGVVHGPDGTYEVGRDGRLLPPCRPSTLYCVGRNYAETLDQMEYERPEEPDFFIKPRTALAAHRQPIPYPEFTDELTYAGELAAVIDERCRDLTVEEVPDAVRGYTIMNDLDALDQQGRTARKAFDNSGPLGPWIETDLDPTDIEMWTDVGGERRQEASTELMLFDPYEIISYLSKRFTFQPGDVVAFGSPANPGLVEPGETVDIHYEGIGTLRNRIVD from the coding sequence ATGCGACTCGCACGAATCGCAACGCCGGAGGGGCCGGTCGGTGGCCCCTACGAAGACGGTGTCGTCCACGGACCCGATGGAACGTACGAGGTCGGGCGAGACGGTCGGTTGTTACCGCCGTGTCGCCCCTCGACGCTGTACTGCGTCGGCCGGAACTACGCGGAGACGCTGGACCAGATGGAGTACGAACGTCCCGAGGAGCCGGACTTCTTCATCAAGCCACGGACCGCACTGGCTGCCCACCGGCAGCCGATTCCGTACCCCGAGTTCACCGACGAACTGACCTACGCCGGCGAGCTCGCCGCCGTCATCGACGAGCGCTGCCGGGACCTGACCGTCGAGGAGGTCCCAGACGCGGTCCGTGGCTACACCATCATGAACGACCTCGACGCGCTCGACCAACAGGGTCGGACCGCCCGGAAGGCGTTCGACAACTCGGGTCCACTCGGTCCCTGGATCGAGACGGACCTCGACCCGACCGACATCGAGATGTGGACCGACGTGGGCGGCGAGCGCCGGCAGGAGGCGAGCACGGAACTGATGCTGTTCGACCCCTACGAGATCATCTCCTACCTCTCGAAGCGGTTCACGTTCCAGCCCGGCGACGTCGTCGCGTTCGGGAGTCCGGCCAATCCCGGACTGGTCGAACCCGGCGAGACGGTCGATATCCACTACGAGGGCATCGGGACGCTCCGGAACAGGATCGTCGACTAG